In Gossypium hirsutum isolate 1008001.06 chromosome D01, Gossypium_hirsutum_v2.1, whole genome shotgun sequence, the genomic window TATTAATGGATTATCTTTTACCAATTAACAAGTAAGAGTTTGCGAGGATTTCCCTCTCGAGAAAATAAACATATAAGAAGCCATGAAGACAATGAATGAAAATAGAATTAGTAGGGAAAATCTGCCAAGGAATCATTTTCTGTGATGACGAGAATGGTGTATCATCCTAATACAGGCAAGTCAATTGTAAAGTCTTAGCCATGAAGTGCAAATGTGTTAGTGTTGTGTCAATAAGGTATGAAAAATCATTAAGTTCCGTAGAACTTATTTCTGTTATTATCTTTTGTAGGGAAATAGGAGATTTTGGAAGTTTGAAAAGGGACCAGGCTAGAGTTTGCTGTGCATCGACAAATTCATTTGTTGATGTAATATGCATATAGTTGGACAACCCAAAGGCGGAGTCTAAGGGTCTTTGTTGTAAATGAATTAAGTAGCTAGAATGCAAATTTTCAATACTAAATGATTATTTTAACATGTTAAGGATTCCCTGGTGAAATTGTTGTATGTTAAACTAAAGTTTTATCATCGCAATAGATTCTTGAAAGTTTGAATTTACTTTAGTAGTAGTATCAAATATATTTTTgtcttcattcttttatttttgcaGATAATAATGCTAAaagtataagttaaattttaGACTGGAATATAGCATCCCAGAGTCCGGACCCGACAATCGGGttaggtatgaggtgttacaattttattggtatcagagctccGATTTAGCCAGTCCTTAGGAAATAAGATTTTAGAAGTTAGCCTCTGTGTGCATGTTATGTAAATTTTGGCTTAGTCCCTTGAACTGTTGTGAAGTTATATTAAGTgttatataatgtatatatatgtattggtggaaaaaatatggaaaatctatgGTAATTGAAGACTCGCATGCTGTTAATTTAAGTATGAATACTCAAGGAAAAAATGAATTTAGGTAAAGAGATTAAGCAATTATGAAGGTCCAGAGAAGAGTTGAAATTTTCATTGATAAAAGAAATAGACAAGTATAATTGAGTAAGCCTCATATATTTTGAATCCCctatcaaaatcatacatatgaTGCAGTCGTGGTGGACTAATATTTCTTTCAAATATGGTTCCACATACATAGATAACTCGCACATAGTCGTGGTGGActattatttctttcaaataTGGTTCCACATACATAGATAACTCGCACATAGTAATGGATTTCAAGGAAACGAACACATACTTGGCAGACTTACAAAATTAGATTCAAATCTCCAAATCAATCTGCAAACTCTCACCCAAGTGAATTCCATAATTATGTAAATGAAAAATTGTGAGAATAAGCCAGAAGACTATCATATATTTGCTAACCAGGCACGATGGTCTTTTCAAAATAGTAGATCACATGTTTGCGGACTCTTACAAACGAACATAGTGTGCATTCATATTTAAAAGATAGTTCCGATGAAATGCCCTCACAACGATAGTCTTGGCAAACTTTTCCCATGTTAGATAGTCTTTATGGACTTCCACAAGAGATAGTCTTGATGGGTTTTCCACATTAAGATAGCCTTGGTGAACTTTCCACATTAAGATCATCTTGATAGGCTTCCACATTTAAGATCGTCCTGACGGACTACCACATTTAAGATCGTCCTAATGGATTTTCACATTTAAGATTGTCCTAATAGACTTCCAGATTTACGATTGTCCTAACGGGCTTCCATATTTATAGTaatgccatggccatggacttccATTCATCCCATAAAGGGCTTTCATACGTCCAACACAAGGGGCTCTCAATCGTCCCATGAAGGGTTCTCATACACGGGTACGCATTGAGTCTTCGTATCATTTAATCTCCTTTCCTGGCTCAATCCAACTGAACCTCCCTCAAAGCCACATACATATCATGCATAGATATGCAAACATTCAACCAACATATATTGTCTATCATGTGACAAATAGTACGCTAATCATACCATTTACGCATCATAACCATATTTACTCATAGCCTTGTAATTTAATCTTATTAAACAACATACATTAGGCCAAACTTCTCTATCTATTCAATCATGATCAGACTCAACCAAACTATAATTGCATTCAATACCACATGCACACACAATACATCAACAATTCGCCACAAGTTGATTCCCCATAAGTAAAAcactaatttaaacatttttagtaTATTAATGAAACAGGATACACCCATTTAAGATCTAAGCCCGAGAACTCACTTGGAAGTTGTCGCCAAATCCATCTTACTACGCTCCTCCCTTACTATACGAGCCTCCAGCGTGCAAGATTTCCAATTTCTAATACTTAAACCTCAATCTTTCCCCTTCATGCACAAATGTTCCTTTATATTTCTCTCTTTCATGGAAAACCAGAGAAAAGaagtacaaaaaaataaaagaattattctTGGAGAATAATGAGTCTGCTAAAAGCGTTTATTTACAAAAAGAACTCGCTAgatttaaaaacttttcaattaAATCCATGAATCCCCCTTACAACCCTAGACTTAACGAATCTGGGTGTGACATTTACACACACATTGCTTTAAAAAATGGATTCCATGAATGGCTACTTTTATCCTTTACATCTTGTAAAGTCCTTTGTATGCTTTTAATTAATGAGCCATGGGTGGAGGATCTCGTGGGGCCTAAAGAGATTAACACTCATAAATAGATAGTAGACTATCAGACATATCTTGGAGTAGTATAGCACAAACATCATCTGGCGGTTGCTCACAAATCGTCAGGCAAGGTCAGTATCTCTAGCCTTCTTTGCCATGAAATCAGTCGCTGAATTAGTCTTTAAGTTATTGATTATGACAAAATGTTTGTGATGGTAGCAGTTTAATTAGTCTTCTAACATAGGTCTTTAGGCTATAAATTGCCCGTGAACCATTAAAGGTAATAGAGGTTGGACAAGTGCGTATGAAGATGGTCAACGAGAGACGCATGTTTTTTTCTCTTCGTCCTGCTTCTTGGTTACCACTCATAaactatcttgattaatttaattttatcatatgGGCCACGTTAGTTTCAAACAGTTCTTACGAGGTGAGCTCTGTTGTAGAACCCTTAGTTGACATAGCTTCAAGTCAGTGAAGAAGAATAATTTGTTGGTCTTCTAAAATGAGTCCCATAATCATTATTAAGGAAGAGCCGAAGTGTTCAATCAAGAGCTTTTGAGGTACAAAAACATTGAGGAACTTGTGGCAATGCTTTATGTGTAGTTGGCTTGTGCAGTTCCTCAACCAAAAAACAAAGTGATTCAAGTATATATGGGCGGATTAGTCTCAATTTGTTAAAAAGGTAACAAAAGTTAATGAGTGACTAAAATCCAACAATCTATAATGTTGAtgattattacataatttttaaaagttgaataaTCGAAACATAATATTAACCATAATTTAGTGAACATTTCTATAATTTATTCTTAGCTTAAAGATTTTATAGCTCAACATAGTAGTTTAATTTTGTAAGAGTTAATATAATATACAACATTACCTAGAAATCAATGAAATAGgagttaaaagtattaaataaagTTAGAAATAAAGCGGATTCAAGTATCCCTAACCAAACTACAATATTGAATGGAGTCCATTGAATTCAAGCTACAAGTCTATATATTGTAATTATGAGGTTTTGAATATGTTTATTTGATTTCCAAAACCAGGAAACTTGAATAATAAATATGCAATTAAACAGAAGATAAATGAAGAATGGGGTGTTAGCCAGAAGCTAACAGTCACATTCCACAACCACACATTTGATGGAATTCTTTATTCTTACGAGACATTGAATATGTTGGGATTGGTCAACAAGGTGATGACCAACAACATCCTTACTTAGTCAACGATCATTGACTGCTGCAAAAATCTAAAAACCCCATGAACTCATGGTTGTGAATCATTCGAATGCTTCTCTCAATGCCTATGACTCCTGTTTAATACACATGAATAAAAACAATTATCAATTTCCAACaactaaaaggaaaaaaaagtataattattAACTTAGTCCTTCTGTAATGCTAAAATTTAAGAATGCAGAATCGAGCTTTAATGAATTTATACCCATGGTGAGAGCACTTGCAAAGATGACACCAGATAGGATGAACACTATAAGTGAAGCTCTCCTAAGGATTGTTATTAGTTTTCTCACGAAATACTGTCCCCAGAAACCAGCCAAAATAGATACTCCCATCAAGTACAAAGctgaaaaatagtttattttaaaaaaagttggaTTTTTTTATCACGTTTATAATAAAATTCGAAGAAATGTAAAGCGATAATAACCATATGACTTACCATAGGGCATTGGGAACCTCTTAAGCAAATAGAATTCAACAACGGATAAGGATGAAGAGAACATCATTACGAATGTTGCTGTTGCACTAGCCACCTGTTTAGATTACAAAGTACAACAGGCTTTAGTTTCAGAAAAACCATCTTCATTCAAACTGGAATTCaaatttgacaaattttgatttgacattaaaaataaacaattaaaatttatccatctcCAAAACTActcaaacaaaaaattatttaaaatgaatagaatCTAAAATGATTGAAATCCAAAATATTCAAACACGAAATAATTTTAAGTCAAGATGACTAGAAAGAATTCAACCTGATGTTAATCTCGAATGACAAAATGTAAAATGGACAAACCAATAAACCCAAACGATCCATAACAACTATCAAACtcaaatgaaaaaatttgaaattgactAAACTAAAAACCTTGACTGACAAACCCGAATGACCCaccaaattgatattttataccAAATATATCATAGGTATaggaggagaagaaagaaaaattggaTGACGAGTCAAATATACCTGTGGAATCACACCAATTTCAAGGAGGAGAGGACCCAAAATGAATCCACCACCAGAACCAAGCAATCCACCAACAGTGCCTCCCAAGATGCCACAAAGTGCACAAAATGCAATGTTCAATGGACTCCATTGAATTGAAGCTCCACAAACTGTTTCAGCGTTCCCAGTGCTCATTCTCTTCTTATGTTCTTTGTATAATTTAGTTGCTTCATATCCAAAAACCAGTGTTGCTATGGGGAACTGAAATATAAAACATGAACTTGCTTCAATCACTGAATCAAAGAAAGCATAAATTTCGCCAAGTCTTCATCAAATTAGGGTTACCTGTAAGCAAAACAATACCCAATACAAAGTGGTACAGGGAACCACATCATTctgcaataataataaaaaaatccaacATTTTAATGCACCATTGAGATAAACAGTTGAAACAAATTTGCGATGAACAGAGATAGAGTTTTAGCTTACCTTGATGACTTGAATAACTGTGAAAAGTACCCAAACTGTAGCCAGTACCAAAAGCCTTTTCCACCTTAGATTGAAACACAGTATTTGCTGCAATATAAAGGAAATTAATTCATTTGAATCTAGACATGGATATTTTAAAGAAATTCACTTACCAGTTTTGATTTCTCTTCTTTTGGAACCAATGGTTCGTACTCTGTATCTATCAGTACTGAAATTCAAGAATTTAAGatgaaaaaattaaagttaatatattttcaaatctGTTTAAAGATAAATATGAAAAGGTATTACTTATAATGAATCTTACATTCACCCCTGGAATTAACAAAAGATTCTTGTGGCTTGGTGAGTTCTTTCtacaaattttaacaaattaaaaaaaaatgatgataatttcGTCTTATAAATGACTTGATATTTACTCAGATAATTGAAAACCTACATTCAAAATTGTCTCTTCTTTCCACATTTCAATACCCCTATAGAAAGACCTTGAAGACGTACCTAAATAAACAAGAAAGAAACAGAACATTTCAATGTCATAAAAAGTGGTAACCAAGAAGCAGGACAAAGATCAAAAAGTGAAATAACAAAAGGCAAAGTTGGGATTGTTGAAGAAACCTAAGAAGAGTATGATGATGAGCACAGTAATGAGCCAATAAGGGAAAACGACGCTCAAGGCAACCCCAACAGTGATGCCAAGCATCAACATAGGCTGGAAAAGAAGAGCCAAATCGTAGTCAATGATTGGCACTTCCTTTGTGGGATGCGGCACTCTAAGATTATACCAAACTGACGATGCTGATGCCCCCATGATCATGCCTGCAGCCAATTCTTATAATAATCCCTTAATTTCATCCAAATCCAATCgataatattttgttaaatttaaatatatgacattttaatacttaaaagttgctatttaaaattcaaaggtgtgtgattttaatttttaaattagagaTTAGAGAGACTGGATTTCAAAAGTTCAAACGGCAGAGAGATAAGGAACAGAAAAAATACGAAAAGAAGTTACATTTGGAAATAGCAGCGGCAGATTTGGTATCAAATCCAACAATCAAGGTAAGCATTGGAACAAAAATGCCGCCGCCGCCAACGCCGCCCACCGTACCACATGCTGATCCTAGAAACCCTATCACCGTCGCCATTACAAGCCTCCAGTTCAACTCCAATGCCTGCCAAAATCAAACACCATTCAAAACCTGAATATATAAAGATCTTCTAcgacaaaagagaaaaaaatatatacttacaGGCCAAACTTTTTCAGTGGTGGATAAATTATATGGGGACTCTAAGAGATTTGAGCTTTGGTTCATGTTGTCGTTGTTGCTTTTTTGGATGAACAAAACAGAGAGAACTGCTATCGAAAAACCGGACAGCAGATACAAAACGAACCCTTTGGTCGCCATGTCGGATTACGAGACTTGTTGAATTTCAGACAgcgccgccgccgccgccgccgcctCCACCAAAAACCAGAATAACTTATGTTGTGTTGGGAAGGAAGAGAGCAGAAGAGCAGCCTCAAAGAGACCAATAATAAGAGAAACTAGAATGGAAAAAGTGGGAGTGAAATAGAAGAAGCCAAGACGTTTTATAGAATGAGAGAGGGTGATTTGTACATTACATGACAAAACATAACACATTCACATGCAGGAGGCAGGCAAGTCAGATATAAATTTGTCAGGATATACGGAATCACGCATGCAACTCCACTTGGCTAAATCTGGGTGGCAAGACCAACACCTTCATTAATTCTCAATTACAACTGCTCTGTTTCGAAAAGAATtgaccataaatttttaaaaaggatCTGTAGGAATATTAAGCAAATATAAAACCAAAAAACTGTAAAAGGTGTTCAAATTTTCTACTACCAGTGTTGTTTGGTTGGTTGCTGTGTCTGGTTGGAATTCGTGTTCAATAATTGGATTGAGAAAGTTTGgggaaaaaaaaccaaaaaggtTATTCACGGCTGGCAAATTAGATTTGTCCATCTCCATttcaacttgaattttttatttaattaattttaatctgaATTCAATTTCatcgtatatatataaaattattaattttattttaaaataattcaattaactaaataattcgaagttgaaaatgatttcaacaaacaattttaaaaaaaatcatctgaaataatttttaaaaagtaagatggacaaaattaaataattcaaatatgaaaCAATTAAAATTCGAAATTGTTCGAACTAACAAATTCATTTTAGagtagtaaaataataattttagtcttcaatatttacattttttgtcaatttgattctttattctttttttagttaaattaacatttcaaaagaaaattaaattgctTTTTAATCAAAatgttgactaaaacattaaattttttaataatattaatgtgataaattgtgtgtCAATTCATTTGTACTTTATAATGACATTACCCTATTTATTTCATATGTcacattaacaaataatttaaaattataaaaaaatatatgttatggcATATAATTATAGGGTTAAAAAGTagttaaattctatttatttatgtttaaactGTTGAGCTAATTACGTTGCACAAAAACGGCACGTTTTGGGGAGGGGTACTATAATGaaaacgctgcgttttggggTGAAGGGCTTGGTTAATGAAACGGAGCGTTTTGATTGTAACCGAACGACAACTGTAATGATcgttattttccttctttttagcACCCTCGTGTGTGCTGGAGTTTGTTATGAACGATTTCAGTACTATTTTCTCAATccctttctctcttctctctttgttactttttcttcctctttttattcttctattcttctttttctcgTTTTCTACAGCCCGCATCAAGATATTAAAGCCTCTCTTTCTTCATGGCCAACGATGGAGTAACCACCAAGCTTCAAAAAGAGATGAGTCAACTACAATAGGAGTTCACCCAGTTGAAATTAGATTTGGACACCAAGATTGATACCAAGTTTCTATCCTTCCATAATACGATGAAATGGGAGATTCGAACTGAGATTTGCACGGGTCTTCAAGCTTTATTTGAGCAATACATAGGACAATTGACACCAACTAGTGATGTTGGTACTAGCAAGGAAACTCTGGTGGAAGTAAGCTTGGATAAGGGAAAAGGCATCCTAGGGAGTGTTCCTCCTGAATCTTCAAAGGAGGAGCAGTTGATACTATCACCCTTACGAGATTCAAGGCAAACTGAAACGTTGGTACGGGGGTCTTCAGAGGATGTCACTAGTAACCTGTACAGACTGGAATGTCCACGTTTTAATGGCTCGGATTTTCATGGATGGTGGTCGAAGCTTGAACAATTCTTCCCATCTAAATGTGTCAGAGACGAGGCTAAGGTGAAGGTAGTCATACTCcatcttgaaggcaaggccctgGACTGGCACTATTTTTTTGTCTAGAGGCGTAGTGGGTTGCAACAACTACTGTGGTAGGTCTATGCTTGTAGACTGAGGGGCCGGTTTAGTTTAGACACTCTTCTAGATCCTATGTCTAAGCTCGTTACTTTGAAGCAACAAGGGTCAGTAACTCAATTTCATGATACATTCGTTAGTTTGCTCAACCAATAAATCTAACTGAAGAACATGCCATTAGTGTGTTTGTTAGTAATCTCAAACAAGAAATAGGGCAATTCTTGCTGTTGTTTCCACCTTTCACCCTAATAGATGGATTTTGTTTAGCTAGAATTGTGGAGAGTATTATCTCGGGGCCTATGAAAAGAGCGACATATAACGAGAGAGTTGGAGGACCAATGACCAATCAGACCCTTCTTACCAAATGTTAAACCTATCCAAGCGGTTTCCACATTTAGCACCACAGGGGGTCCTAAAGGCCCTGTGAGTCTTTATCCTAAGCAAAAATGGAtaatagaagaagaaaaaggcTCTATTTCTGGTGTACTTCCAAATACACTCTAGGACACAAATGTCAAAAATCACAATGGTATCAATCGGTGATTGAAGTTTCCTCTGATGGTGAGGTTAAGCCAAAGAGCCCTGAAATCGATGAGTTTCAAGATTGCAAGGAGCAATTGGAACAAGGAGAGTAGGAACTCGAGGTCACTTCGCCTGTACTTTCTTTACATGCTTTGCATGGCTCTCAAGGGTACAACACAATTTAACTTTTAGCTTACATCGGACAAACAAAAGTTATCGTTCTTGTGGATTCTAGGAGCACACATAATTTCATGGATTTTAAGTTGGTAAAGCGACTGGACTTACCTACTGAGCAAACTGTTGCATTGAGAGTCATGGTGGCTAATGGAGTTCGGTTGTCTACCCAAGGAGTTTGCAAATATGTCCAATGGGAAGCTCAAGGATCGACATTCATTACTAATTTTCATTTGTTACCTCTGAAGGGGTGTGATTTAGTGTTGTGAATTCAATGGCTTTTATCTATGGGATCCATCATATGGAATTTATCTTCCCTCACTATGCAATTCGAATACAGAGGCAAAAACCATATCCTATAAGGAGTTGTTCTTGGCAGTCTTCAACTATTGTCTGACAGTCAAGCAACAAAATGTTTCAAAGTATTAAGCTATGGTCCCCAACCTATGATATTATCTTTTAGT contains:
- the LOC107922560 gene encoding sulfite exporter TauE/SafE family protein 4 isoform X1, producing the protein MATKGFVLYLLSGFSIAVLSVLFIQKSNNDNMNQSSNLLESPYNLSTTEKVWPALELNWRLVMATVIGFLGSACGTVGGVGGGGIFVPMLTLIVGFDTKSAAAISKCMIMGASASSVWYNLRVPHPTKEVPIIDYDLALLFQPMLMLGITVGVALSVVFPYWLITVLIIILFLGTSSRSFYRGIEMWKEETILNKELTKPQESFVNSRGELLIDTEYEPLVPKEEKSKLQILCFNLRWKRLLVLATVWVLFTVIQVIKNDVVPCTTLYWVLFCLQFPIATLVFGYEATKLYKEHKKRMSTGNAETVCGASIQWSPLNIAFCALCGILGGTVGGLLGSGGGFILGPLLLEIGVIPQVASATATFVMMFSSSLSVVEFYLLKRFPMPYALYLMGVSILAGFWGQYFVRKLITILRRASLIVFILSGVIFASALTMGVIGIERSIRMIHNHEFMGFLDFCSSQ
- the LOC107922560 gene encoding sulfite exporter TauE/SafE family protein 4 isoform X3; this translates as MATKGFVLYLLSGFSIAVLSVLFIQKSNNDNMNQSSNLLESPYNLSTTEKVWPALELNWRLVMATVIGFLGSACGTVGGVGGGGIFVPMLTLIVGFDTKSAAAISKCMIMGASASSVWYNLRVPHPTKEVPIIDYDLALLFQPMLMLGITVGVALSVVFPYWLITVLIIILFLGTSSRSFYRGIEMWKEETILNKELTKPQESFVNSRGELLIDTEYEPLVPKEEKSKLQILCFNLRWKRLLVLATVWVLFTVIQVIKNDVVPCTTLYWVLFCLQFPIATLVFGYEATKLYKEHKKRMSTGNAETVCGASIQWSPLNIAFCALCGILGGTVGGLLGSGGGFILGPLLLEIGVIPQVASATATFVMMFSSSLSVVEFYLLKRFPMPYGVIGIERSIRMIHNHEFMGFLDFCSSQ
- the LOC107922560 gene encoding sulfite exporter TauE/SafE family protein 4 isoform X2, with the protein product MATKGFVLYLLSGFSIAVLSVLFIQKSNNDNMNQSSNLLESPYNLSTTEKVWPALELNWRLVMATVIGFLGSACGTVGGVGGGGIFVPMLTLIVGFDTKSAAAISKCMIMGASASSVWYNLRVPHPTKEVPIIDYDLALLFQPMLMLGITVGVALSVVFPYWLITVLIIILFLVLIDTEYEPLVPKEEKSKLQILCFNLRWKRLLVLATVWVLFTVIQVIKNDVVPCTTLYWVLFCLQFPIATLVFGYEATKLYKEHKKRMSTGNAETVCGASIQWSPLNIAFCALCGILGGTVGGLLGSGGGFILGPLLLEIGVIPQVASATATFVMMFSSSLSVVEFYLLKRFPMPYALYLMGVSILAGFWGQYFVRKLITILRRASLIVFILSGVIFASALTMGVIGIERSIRMIHNHEFMGFLDFCSSQ
- the LOC107922560 gene encoding sulfite exporter TauE/SafE family protein 4 isoform X4, whose protein sequence is MATKGFVLYLLSGFSIAVLSVLFIQKSNNDNMNQSSNLLESPYNLSTTEKVWPALELNWRLVMATVIGFLGSACGTVGGVGGGGIFVPMLTLIVGFDTKSAAAISKCMIMGASASSVWYNLRVPHPTKEVPIIDYDLALLFQPMLMLGITVGVALSVVFPYWLITVLIIILFLVLIDTEYEPLVPKEEKSKLQILCFNLRWKRLLVLATVWVLFTVIQVIKNDVVPCTTLYWVLFCLQFPIATLVFGYEATKLYKEHKKRMSTGNAETVCGASIQWSPLNIAFCALCGILGGTVGGLLGSGGGFILGPLLLEIGVIPQVASATATFVMMFSSSLSVVEFYLLKRFPMPYGVIGIERSIRMIHNHEFMGFLDFCSSQ